The Lycium barbarum isolate Lr01 chromosome 9, ASM1917538v2, whole genome shotgun sequence genome has a segment encoding these proteins:
- the LOC132609119 gene encoding sorting nexin 2B-like: MMGYENQSYEESHLYTSKEEMESLVLNDDDSSNSPHPFSDPLSSSSLPFAEIPTEQSQSPNPNSFNSILEPPSYAEAIFRSFDADHSSPEINGHDHHSIASPSSSSSPSSSSEFLSITVSDPQKEQELSTSLVPGGTNYVTYLITTRTNLPEFDGTEFSVRRRFRDVVTLSDRLAESYRGFFIPLRPDKSVVESQVMQKQEFVEQRRAALEKYLRRLAAHPVIRRSEELRLFVQANGKLPLVRNTDVASRMLDGAVQLPKQMFGESVGGMVDANEVAQPAKGGRDLLRMFRELKQSVANDWGGVKPPVVEENKDLLEKKQKLQDFEQQLSNLSQQAEALVKAQQDIGETMGQMGLAFVKLTKFETEQAVYDSQRTRAADMKNVATASVKASRLYRELNAQTVKHLDKLHEYLGVMLAVNNAFSDRSSALLTVQTLLSDLSSLRSRIEKLETASSKIFGGDSSRIHKIEELRGTLRVTEDAKSSAVREYERIKENNKNELERFEKERHDDFLGMLKGFIVNQAGYAEKMANVWETVAEETSGYAKHGS; encoded by the exons ATGATGGGATATGAGAATCAGAGTTACGAAGAGTCCCATCTTTACACATCCAAAGAGGAAATGGAATCTCTTGTCCTCAACGACGACGATTCATCCAACAGCCCTCATCCTTTCTCTgatccactttcctcttcatctcTACCCTTCGCTGAAATCCCAACTGAACAAAGTCAAAGCCCTAATCCTAATTCCTTCAATTCTATCCTCGAACCTCCTTCTTACGCTGAAGCTATTTTTAGATCCTTCGATGCGGATCACTCTTCTCCTGAAATCAACGGTCATGATCATCACTCTATCGCTTctccttcatcatcatcatctccttCATCCTCCTCGGAGTTTTTGAGTATCACCGTTTCTGATCCACAAAAAGAGCAAGAACTCTCGACTTCCCTCGTGCCAGGTGGAACAAATTACGTTACGTACCTAATTACTACAAGGACGAATTTACCTGAGTTTGACGGAACTGAATTTAGCGTTCGGAGGAGATTTAGAGACGTGGTGACTTTATCTGACCGATTAGCCGAGTCGTACAGAGGTTTTTTCATTCCGTTAAGGCCGGACAAGAGTGTAGTTGAGAGTCAG GTGATGCAGAAACAGGAGTTTGTGGAACAGAGGAGAGCAGCACTGGAGAAGTACCTGAGGAGATTAGCTGCGCATCCTGTGATAAGGAGAAGTGAGGAGCTAAGGCTGTTTGTACAGGCGAATGGGAAGCTGCCGTTGGTGAGGAATACAGATGTGGCGTCGAGGATGTTGGATGGAGCGGTGCAGCTACCGAAACAGATGTTTGGTGAGTCGGTTGGGGGAATGGTGGATGCGAATGAGGTGGCTCAGCCTGCCAAGGGAGGTAGGGACTTGTTGAGAATGTTTAGGGAGTTGAAACAATCTGTGGCTAATGATTGGGGTGGTGTGAAGCCACCTGTAGTGGAGGAGAACAAGGACTTATTGGAAAAGAAGCAGAAGTTGCAGGATTTTGAGCAGCAACTCAGCAATTTGTCTCAGCAG GCTGAAGCACTTGTGAAAGCTCAGCAGGATATTGGAGAAACCATGGGGCAAATGGGCCTAGCTTTTGTCAAGTTAACAAAGTTTGAGACAGAGCAAGCAGTTTATGATTCACAAAGAACAAGGGCTGCTGATATGAAGAATGTGGCAACTGCTTCTGTAAAGGCAAGCAGACTATATAGGGAGCTAAATGCACAAACCGTCAAGCATTTG GATAAGCTCCATGAATACCTTGGAGTGATGTTAGCTGTGAACAATGCATTTTCCGATAGGTCAAGTGCTCTTTTGACTGTACAGACATTGTTGTCTGATCTATCATCACTAAGGTCGAGGATCGAGAAACTTGAAACTGCTTCATCTAAGATATTTGGTGGGGACAGCTCCAGAATTCACAAAATAGAAGAGCTCAGGGGAACTCTTAGAGTTACTGAAGATGCCAAAAGTTCTGCTGTGAGGGAGTATGAGCGGATCAAG GAAAACAACAAGAATGAGCTTGAGAGATTTGAGAAGGAAAGACATGATGACTTCTTGGGAATGTTGAAAGGATTTATTGTCAATCAG GCAGGATATGCAGAAAAGATGGCAAATGTTTGGGAGACGGTTGCAGAGGAAACAAGTGGATATGCAAAACATGGTAGCTGA
- the LOC132609120 gene encoding probably inactive leucine-rich repeat receptor-like protein kinase IMK2 yields the protein MGDQDRDFSSFEPYPFRVNEFLTRKGAWRCIISDDEKEKWKMEDGVSTSLRCSKRFFLFAQFFLLFQLLISGIQPALGQDWDGIIITASDFQALQAFKQELIDPKGFLKSWNDSGIGACSGDWVGIKCAQGQVIVIQLPWRGLGGRITEKIGQFQALRKLSLHDNVISGSIPSTLGLIPNLRGLQLFNNKLSGSVPASLGLCPLLQTLDLSNNSLSGTIPPSLVNSTKLSRLNVSYNSLSGSIPTSLTQSPSLIFLDLKYNNLSGSIPDSWDGNGKGLVQLQSLTLDHNSFTGSIPASLGKLNELLDLSISHNQMTGVIPSDVGRLSRLRTLDLSYNAINGSLPDSFFNLSSLVVLNLESNQLDDQITAAINKLQKLTFLNLRSNHFSGDIPVTIGNISALRQLDLAHNNLSGEIPASLGDLPNLSAFNVSYNNLSGPVTTDLAQKFTSSAFVGNLQLCGYSPSTPCPISPATQAAPSTETPKKRGRKLSNKDIILIAGGAVLIILILLCCILLCCLIRKRAVAKAGKDGEATGRMGAAARGEKGVPPTAGEVEAAEGGDTGGKLVHFDGPIVFTADDLLCATAEIMGKSTYGTVYKATLEEGDQVAVKRLREKITRGQREFETEVNILGKIRHPNLLALRAYYMGPKGEKLLVFDYMPKGSLATFLHARGPDTPIDWATRMKIAKGTARGLLFLHTNSNIIHGNLTSSNVLLDENTNAKIADYGLSRLMTAAANANVIATAGALGYRAPELSKLKKANTKTDVYSLGVIILELLTGKSPGEAMNGVDLPQWVASIVKEEWTNEVFDLELMRDASVIGDELLNTLKLALHCVDPSPSARPEVQQVLPQLEEIRPETATSSGDDGAAAPSASDE from the exons ATGGGAGATCAAGATCGAGATTTTAGTAGTTTTGAGCCATACCCTTTTCGAGTTAACGAGTTTTTAACCCGAAAAGGAGCTTGGAGATGCATAATTTCTGATGATGAGAAGGAAAAATGGAAGATGGAAGATGGTGTTTCTACCTCATTGAGGTGTTCAAAAAGGTTCTTTTTGTTTGCCCAATTTTTCTTGTTATTTCAGCTACTAATATCTGGAATTCAGCCAGCTTTAGGTCAAGATTGGGATGGGATAATTATCACAGCATCAGATTTTCAAGCATTACAAGCATTTAAGCAAGAGTTGATTGATCCAAAAGGGTTCTTGAAAAGCTGGAATGACAGTGGAATTGGAGCTTGTTCTGGTGATTGGGTTGGTATTAAATGTGCTCAAGGACAAGTTATTGTAATCCAGCTTCCATGGAGAGGTCTAGGTGGAAGAATTACTGAAAAAATTGGGCAATTTCAAGCTCTTAGAAAGCTTAGCCTCCATGATAATGTCATTAGTGGTTCAATTCCTTCTACTTTGGGTCTCATACCCAATCTTAGAGGACTTCAACTCTTCAACAATAAGTTGTCTGGTTCTGTTCCTGCTTCTCTTGGTTTATGCCCTCTTCTTCAAACACTTGATCTTAGCAATAACTCATTGTCTGGTACAATTCCACCTAGTCTTGTTAATTCAACTAAGCTTTCTAGGCTTAACGTTAGCTACAATTCTTTGTCTGGATCTATCCCCACAAGTCTCACACAATCTCCTTCCCTCATTTTCCTTGACCTCAAATATAACAATCTTTCAGGTTCAATTCCAGATTCTTGGGATGGAAATGGAAAAGGCCTCGTCCAACTCCAGTCCCTTACACTTGATCATAATTCCTTCACTGGAAGCATTCCTGCTTCTTTAGGAAAGTTGAATGAACTTCTTGATCTTTCAATTAGTCATAACCAAATGACTGGAGTTATCCCAAGTGATGTTGGGAGACTTTCTAGACTTAGAACACTTGATTTGTCTTACAATGCCATTAACGGAAGCTTGCCTGATAGCTTCTTCAATCTATCCTCACTTGTGGTCTTGAACTTGGAAAGCAACCAACTTGATGACCAAATTACAGCAGCCATAAACAAATTGCAAAAACTCACATTTCTCAATTTGAGGAGTAACCATTTTAGTGGTGATATTCCAGTCACTATAGGAAACATTTCTGCTCTTAGACAACTAGATTTAGCTCATAACAATCTAAGTGGAGAAATCCCAGCTTCTTTAGGTGATTTACCAAATCTTAGTGCCTTCAATGTCTCATATAACAATCTGTCTGGTCCTGTTACAACTGATCTTGCTCAGAAATTCACCTCGAGTGCCTTTGTGGGAAATCTTCAGTTATGTGGTTACAGTCCTTCAACCCCATGTCCAATATCTCCAGCTACCCAAGCAGCTCCATCCACCGAAACACCAAAAAAACGAGGTCGTAAACTAAGTAATAAGGACATAATTCTCATAGCAGGAGGGGCAGTTCTCATAATTTTGATTCTGCTATGTTGCATTCTCCTATGCTGTTTGATCAGGAAACGAGCTGTAGCGAAAGCAGGGAAGGATGGTGAAGCCACCGGTAGGATGGGTGCAGCAGCTAGAGGTGAAAAGGGTGTTCCACCAACTGCTGGAGAGGTTGAAGCAGCAGAAGGAGGAGATACAGGAGGAAAACTTGTCCATTTTGATGGACCTATTGTGTTCACAGCAGATGATCTTCTATGTGCAACTGCCGAAATAATGGGAAAGAGCACTTATGGTACAGTGTATAAGGCCACATTAGAGGAAGGCGATCAAGTTGCTGTGAAAAGATTGAGAGAGAAGATCACAAGAGGTCAAAGGGAATTTGAGACTGAAGTCAATATTCTTGGAAAGATCAGGCATCCAAATCTTCTCGCGCTTAGAGCATATTACATGGGTCCCAAAGGAGAGAAACTTCTTGTTTTTGACTACATGCCTAAAGGAAGTCTGGCAACTTTTCTTCATG CTCGCGGCCCTGATACACCAATTGATTGGGCAACAAGGATGAAAATAGCAAAGGGTACAGCAAGGGGCTTGCTCTTCCTGCATACAAATTCCAACATCATTCATGGGAATCTTACATCCAGCAATGTTTTACTTGATGAAAACACAAATGCAAAGATTGCAGATTATGGTCTTTCGCGCCTTATGACTGCTGCTGCAAATGCAAATGTGATTGCAACTGCTGGAGCACTTGGCTATCGGGCACCTGAACTTTCCAAGCTCAAAAAGGCCAACACGAAGACAGATGTATACAGCCTCGGAGTCATTATACTGGAACTTCTAACTGGGAAGTCCCCAGGAGAGGCGATGAATGGTGTGGATTTGCCTCAATGGGTTGCATCAATTGTGAAAGAGGAGTGGACCAATGAGGTGTTTGATCTAGAACTAATGAGGGATGCATCCGTCATAGGTGATGAATTATTGAATACCCTGAAATTGGCTTTGCACTGTGTTGATCCGTCGCCATCAGCTAGACCAGAAGTTCAGCAAGTTCTCCCGCAACTTGAAGAAATTAGACCTGAAACAGCTACGAGTTCTGGGGATGATGGTGCTGCGGCTCCCTCAGCAAGCGATGAATAG